The DNA sequence GACAGTCAAACACACTGTCCGCCGGCTTGTTTCCGGAGAAGTCCGTCCGGATCTGCAGCACGAACGTGCCTCCCGGCTTCAGGAATTCAAACAGCTTGCCGGTTTCTTCGTCGATGTCGATCCCCATGCGGGAAATGCCGCTCAGCTCGTAGTGATACCAGCTCATTCCCCGCACGAAAATCAGGTCGAAGTACCCGTGATCGAAGAACACCCCCAGATCCAGGGCGTTGGCGGCGATGAATGTCGCACCAGAACCCCTCTCCTTCGCCGCCTCGATGCCTTTCTCGGAAAAGTCGACGCCGTACACGTCCATCCCGAACGAGGCCAGCAGAGCGGAATGGTGGCCTTCACCACACCCCAGTTCTAACACCCGGTCTCCGGGAGTCAACCCGAACCGGAACACGATGCTTTCCTGCAGCCATCGCGTCACTTTGTCCGTGTCGTACTTCCAGCCGTTGCCTGATCCATATTTATGGTCATAGAATGACGAATTGCGGGTTCTGCTGTGATTGATCTCGTTTGGCATCATTTCCCCTTCAGGACTTCAAGTTGTTTATCATTTCGATGTTTGGCTAAACCACCGATAGAGTGATCCGGTCCCAGCTTCTGCCGTTCAATACTCTCAACGGTCCACTGCTTGATCTGTTCGCGGAAGTCCGATCCGTGCCCGCTGGTCACCTGGTCGTTTGAGAGCGACGGATTGTGGAGTCTTCTCAGCGCGACTACATCGCTCAGGGCTGCCACTCTGAATCCTGCCAGAATCGCCCGCTCATAGAACTCACTGTCAGCCCCTGCCTTCCAGGGAGCCATGCCGTTGCAACTTTCGTAGACAGACTTGCTGATCAGAGCTGTTGAATTGACGATATTCCCCGAAGGACTGCCGAACCGCACGATCCCCGAGTAATGATAGGGCTTCATCGAGAGTGCGTTCTTCATTCTTCGGTTGCCATCGTCGTAAGTGACAAACTGTTCCATCGCACCGCCGACAATCTGGTAGCCGCGACCGATGGCCTGAAAACTCTTATAGAACCGCATGGGGAGTGAGATGTCGTCTGAGTCCTGGTTCGCAAAGTAACCGTGTTCCAGGTGGTCGAACAGGCGGTTTAGCGTGACGTATGGCCCCACGGGGCCGTCGGCGTTTTTATAAAGCCTGACGTTACCCAGTCGGGAGTATTCCCAGCCGACAGGGTCCGACTCCATCCCGTCGTTGATTAAGTGGATTGTTGTCTCGGCAAAGTTCTGATTGAGAACCGACTTGATCGAGTCTTCCAGGTAGTGATAGTTCGGCTGGTTGTATGGCAGGATCACATCACAAGAGAATGTCTCCCGTTGTTTTTTCGGTTCGATATTCGCGGTGATTGTGGGGATCAGTTTCGGGGGAGCCTGCCTCTGAAGACCAGATCTCGCATTGCTCTCTGATCTAGCTCCGGTTCGGGACTCGAAGAAATGCCGAGCGACTTTCATAACTTCGGAAACACCAGCGACAGCAGACCAGGTGAGTGGCTTGCTGGGGGTGCTGTCGATGTGCTTTTGAAAATCAAAGCCTGCCTTTTTCAGGGCCTCGTATCGGCTCACCTGCTGGCGGTCACCGTGATCGCCGTGAT is a window from the Gimesia benthica genome containing:
- a CDS encoding class I SAM-dependent methyltransferase, whose product is MMPNEINHSRTRNSSFYDHKYGSGNGWKYDTDKVTRWLQESIVFRFGLTPGDRVLELGCGEGHHSALLASFGMDVYGVDFSEKGIEAAKERGSGATFIAANALDLGVFFDHGYFDLIFVRGMSWYHYELSGISRMGIDIDEETGKLFEFLKPGGTFVLQIRTDFSGNKPADSVFDCRLSEFKGLFSQFGEIIHTSNTEGVELIDDKQAAMVKGGIVLAVRKHSQVLL
- a CDS encoding glycosyltransferase, with product MVITCYFNPLSDPRVADNASRFRESINVPVQFCELSFDGEFLFDDSIKISGDESARFIWQKERLLNIAIEQLPESVDAVAVVDADLIFRNRNWFLDTLRRLQTADVVQCFDSVEYETETGSVEKSYPSFARSLKGRPGMPGGAVAFRRSILGKDGFHEENILGGGDSVMMRRWETSGLKIDSVPGVVRHLYHGDHGDRQQVSRYEALKKAGFDFQKHIDSTPSKPLTWSAVAGVSEVMKVARHFFESRTGARSESNARSGLQRQAPPKLIPTITANIEPKKQRETFSCDVILPYNQPNYHYLEDSIKSVLNQNFAETTIHLINDGMESDPVGWEYSRLGNVRLYKNADGPVGPYVTLNRLFDHLEHGYFANQDSDDISLPMRFYKSFQAIGRGYQIVGGAMEQFVTYDDGNRRMKNALSMKPYHYSGIVRFGSPSGNIVNSTALISKSVYESCNGMAPWKAGADSEFYERAILAGFRVAALSDVVALRRLHNPSLSNDQVTSGHGSDFREQIKQWTVESIERQKLGPDHSIGGLAKHRNDKQLEVLKGK